A section of the Haloferax sp. Atlit-12N genome encodes:
- a CDS encoding UbiA family prenyltransferase, whose protein sequence is MNRTNATPSTGGLRRSLASLARLVRVPNLFTTPPDVILGAVLVSGGRPSVPLSSLAGVALASVLLYAAGTTLNDYTDADEDAQHRPERPIPSGDVSRTRARNLGVALLCAGVVVAAAAGGPSTGIVAAVLGLLVALYDGVLKGTSLGFAAMGGCRGANVALGMAVVVGSPSAPTPPTWVFLVPVVVALYIAGVTYMAESETGAGDSGAVLVGMAGVGLAVGSVVVVATAVGIDPSDPATLAVAGGLLVWFAAWTGRDLLTAYADPRPGTIGPAVGTCVLALVVLNAAVAGLLSPAWGIVAAAFVVPAVGLSSAFDVS, encoded by the coding sequence ATGAACCGAACGAACGCGACACCCTCGACCGGCGGCCTTCGACGCTCGCTCGCGAGCCTCGCCAGACTCGTCCGCGTCCCGAACCTGTTCACCACGCCGCCTGACGTCATCCTCGGAGCGGTGTTGGTCAGCGGCGGCCGCCCGTCGGTTCCGCTCTCGTCGCTCGCCGGCGTCGCGCTCGCCTCGGTGCTGCTGTACGCGGCGGGCACGACGCTCAACGACTACACCGACGCCGACGAGGACGCACAGCACCGTCCGGAGCGCCCGATTCCGTCTGGAGACGTGTCGCGCACGCGAGCTCGGAACCTCGGCGTCGCGCTCCTCTGTGCCGGCGTCGTCGTCGCCGCAGCCGCCGGGGGACCGTCCACCGGCATCGTCGCCGCCGTCCTCGGCCTACTCGTCGCGCTCTACGACGGCGTGCTCAAGGGTACGTCCCTCGGGTTCGCGGCGATGGGTGGCTGTCGGGGGGCGAACGTCGCCCTCGGCATGGCAGTCGTCGTAGGGTCGCCCTCGGCTCCGACACCCCCGACGTGGGTGTTCCTCGTGCCGGTCGTCGTCGCGCTCTACATCGCCGGCGTCACGTACATGGCCGAGTCGGAGACCGGCGCGGGCGACTCGGGAGCGGTGCTGGTCGGAATGGCCGGCGTGGGGCTCGCCGTTGGGTCGGTGGTCGTGGTCGCCACGGCGGTCGGCATCGACCCAAGCGACCCCGCGACGCTCGCCGTGGCTGGCGGACTACTCGTCTGGTTCGCGGCGTGGACCGGCCGTGACCTCCTGACCGCCTACGCCGACCCCCGTCCGGGAACTATCGGCCCCGCGGTCGGCACGTGCGTCCTCGCGCTCGTCGTGTTGAACGCGGCGGTCGCCGGGCTGCTGAGCCCCGCATGGGGTATTGTCGCGGCGGCGTTCGTCGTCCCCGCAGTCGGCCTCTCGTCGGCGTTCGACGTGTCGTGA
- a CDS encoding PVC-type heme-binding CxxCH protein — protein MTHDDDTTRESNPDDGDSKGLNINRRNFMKVSGVGAANFLGASGVAQAKQLTTDDTIRLVATEGDVLAAYTNEESVIEGSGLADAISDWRQGGLTTDSLLKGINSWRNGTEIETSADSFSWVATAPSEMEDTTNPTLVMHEGEEYEIELSNVMDEDVTFVLADPTGEEMQSFSTMQASGGSETISFTAESSMAMYYAEEHPEQMRGSVEITPPPAEDNISVLMMGGPQGGSHNAPARQVQLTEYMLNRGIEVQYTDRLEDLEPDVLHRYDAWIMMDNRGANYGQELTAEQEESIVEFVENGGGFIPIHSASACFTESDAYMNLVGGEFADHNFGEMTTSFAQPSHPILSNLDPITVQDETYRHMNLNDDINVLAHGQFPDGDSIPEYDEGRDQGEPWSWTRTQGDGRVFYTAWGHGRAPWATDGFKALIENAIRWVTKNEDTIADDTKVLNDLEFIDADIPYYPPPEGSLLTPEVPEEVGSGTSWNKMQRALNPSETVRRTITPEGFDLKPFVTETDLPDDAKGNILDAKFDEQGRVWLSVTRDYPNELGQGRDKIVVCEDTDGDGQADEFTIFADGLSVPPSMVVVDDGVVVADLDDPDESGKLVHLVDTDGDGQADERNVLFSGYGNGDTHAGPNELVHGLDNWIWGQVGYSGFSGTIAGEERNFTSSVYRFKLEDGSVTDFEIVGALPGNQAGLGFTEEGLAFGSAATAGRPSNYFAIPHQYYDLIEGTGPNDFGAASDTNRFLPVTDRVRQVDLHGGYTAATGHTIYTAREYPEKYWNNTGFVGGGTGHLLGTFFLSQDGAGYNTHYAHNIAGGTDAWFAPSYSSVGPDGMLWFIDWYNYIYQHNPTPGGFENGPGNAYMTEVRDHATARLFRVVYGDDDSYEPTDLTDASVSELVDTLSSSNMFWRRTAQRLLVERNETGALSSLVDLVTTETLDETGLDPAAIHALWTMHGLGALDADTGNSTAIQAALGALTHSSAGVRLTALRVLPSTTDTREAILDNGLLNDEDGRVAMWALVALAQTPSDDASGEAVYQMISDESNYRDTVLVDAASLAGATHADGFIPAYEANEDTSDGGNDDDELPNLMENPSFETPAGGDTGGDSDPIPVGWSNTGYTGSPEFTYAETGYEGDRSVQVSSTEGADASWNTTVAVDPNTEYTLSAYVRTESVQLVDGSGFGEGPLGATVSVEQIANTDSGTQWDTIPAGLTGTNDWTEVSTTINSGDLEELQINCLFGGYGEVTGTAWYDSVSLTDPDGNDVLSNGSFEESTGSSDPAMPADWSTNTFAGTAQYTYADTGQDGSQSVQITSSEGADAVWLADGISVQPETEYTLSGWIKTENVQTSDSARGALFNVHTTDFETDPLTGTNDWTEVSTTFTTGADTTTVQINCLFGGYGTATGTAWFDNVSLTDPDGNNVLPNASFEEGASTDSSSDPESPANWEGITYGGSAEFTYTSDVARTGDYSVRVDSTEGADASWTQYRDDLEPNSEYRFRAWVRTSDDFSNSEDGFGEIGSSYGVTINVHGLGQGSVTDYYTEPVEDWQLLETTFSTGASPGQFQLNLLFGGWGNATGTVWFDDTELKRVGGSGNGLELVYDRVTAHVEATGGGGDDGGSDDGGSDAIPSGSTIELEAGSNEGWTGVSPSGIADATDPTLTLEAGGEYTVTWTNRNGAPHNFEIVNGDDSVVNDISTSYLATQGESQSVTFTVTDAMAEYVCRAHSFRMRGTIEIVSSGGN, from the coding sequence ATGACACACGACGACGACACGACACGGGAATCGAATCCCGACGACGGCGACAGCAAAGGTCTGAACATCAACCGACGCAACTTCATGAAAGTGAGCGGCGTCGGGGCGGCGAACTTCCTCGGAGCCAGCGGCGTCGCACAGGCGAAACAGCTCACCACCGACGACACGATTCGCCTCGTCGCGACGGAGGGTGACGTCCTCGCGGCGTACACGAACGAGGAGTCGGTCATCGAGGGGTCGGGTCTCGCCGACGCGATATCCGACTGGCGTCAGGGTGGCCTGACGACTGACTCCCTGTTGAAGGGAATCAACAGTTGGCGAAACGGGACGGAGATAGAGACCTCGGCGGACTCGTTCTCGTGGGTCGCGACCGCTCCCTCCGAGATGGAGGACACGACCAACCCGACGCTCGTCATGCACGAGGGCGAGGAGTACGAAATCGAGCTCTCGAACGTCATGGACGAGGACGTCACGTTCGTCCTCGCGGACCCGACCGGCGAGGAGATGCAGTCGTTCTCCACGATGCAGGCGTCGGGCGGCTCGGAGACGATCAGCTTCACCGCCGAGTCGTCGATGGCGATGTACTACGCCGAAGAGCACCCCGAGCAGATGCGGGGGAGCGTCGAGATAACCCCGCCGCCGGCCGAAGACAACATCAGCGTCCTCATGATGGGCGGCCCGCAGGGCGGCAGCCACAACGCGCCAGCCCGGCAGGTCCAGCTCACCGAGTACATGCTGAACCGGGGTATCGAGGTCCAGTACACCGACCGTCTCGAAGACCTCGAACCCGACGTGCTCCACCGCTACGACGCGTGGATCATGATGGACAACCGCGGGGCGAACTACGGCCAAGAGCTGACCGCGGAACAGGAGGAGTCCATCGTCGAGTTCGTCGAGAACGGCGGCGGCTTCATCCCGATTCACAGCGCCTCGGCCTGTTTCACCGAGTCGGACGCCTACATGAACCTCGTCGGCGGCGAGTTCGCCGACCACAACTTCGGTGAGATGACGACGAGCTTCGCCCAGCCGAGCCACCCGATTCTGTCGAATCTCGACCCCATCACGGTGCAGGACGAGACGTATCGCCACATGAACCTCAACGACGACATCAATGTGCTCGCTCACGGGCAGTTCCCCGACGGCGACAGCATCCCCGAGTACGACGAGGGACGCGACCAGGGCGAGCCGTGGTCGTGGACTCGCACGCAGGGCGACGGTCGCGTCTTCTACACCGCGTGGGGTCACGGCAGAGCGCCGTGGGCGACCGACGGCTTCAAAGCGCTCATCGAGAACGCGATTCGCTGGGTCACGAAGAACGAAGACACCATCGCCGACGACACCAAGGTCCTCAACGACCTGGAGTTCATCGACGCCGACATCCCGTACTATCCGCCGCCGGAGGGGAGTCTCCTGACGCCGGAGGTCCCAGAGGAGGTCGGCAGCGGGACGAGCTGGAACAAGATGCAGCGGGCGCTGAACCCCAGCGAGACGGTCCGTCGAACGATTACGCCGGAAGGGTTCGACCTCAAGCCGTTCGTCACCGAGACCGACCTGCCGGACGACGCGAAGGGGAACATCCTCGACGCGAAGTTCGACGAACAGGGTCGCGTCTGGCTGTCGGTCACTCGCGACTATCCCAACGAACTGGGGCAGGGCCGCGACAAAATCGTCGTCTGCGAAGACACCGACGGCGACGGACAGGCCGACGAGTTCACCATCTTCGCAGACGGGCTCTCGGTTCCGCCGAGCATGGTGGTCGTCGACGACGGCGTCGTCGTCGCCGACCTCGACGACCCCGACGAGAGCGGGAAGCTGGTCCACCTCGTCGACACGGACGGCGACGGGCAGGCCGACGAACGAAACGTCCTGTTCTCCGGGTACGGTAACGGCGACACCCACGCCGGCCCCAACGAACTGGTCCACGGTCTCGACAACTGGATCTGGGGACAGGTCGGCTACTCCGGGTTCAGCGGCACCATCGCCGGTGAGGAGCGGAACTTCACCTCCTCGGTCTACCGATTCAAGTTAGAAGACGGTTCCGTCACCGACTTCGAAATCGTCGGGGCGCTCCCGGGGAACCAGGCCGGCCTCGGCTTCACCGAGGAGGGCCTCGCCTTCGGTTCGGCGGCGACCGCCGGGCGACCGAGCAACTACTTCGCCATCCCGCATCAGTACTACGACCTCATCGAGGGGACCGGGCCGAACGACTTCGGCGCGGCGTCGGACACGAACCGGTTCCTCCCCGTCACCGACCGCGTCCGGCAGGTCGACCTCCACGGCGGGTACACCGCGGCGACCGGTCACACCATCTACACGGCGCGTGAGTATCCCGAGAAGTACTGGAACAACACCGGCTTCGTCGGCGGCGGAACGGGTCACCTACTCGGGACGTTCTTCCTCTCGCAGGACGGAGCGGGCTACAACACCCACTACGCCCACAACATCGCCGGCGGCACCGACGCGTGGTTCGCGCCGTCGTACTCCTCCGTCGGCCCGGACGGCATGCTGTGGTTCATCGACTGGTACAACTACATCTACCAGCACAACCCGACGCCCGGCGGCTTCGAGAACGGCCCCGGAAACGCGTACATGACCGAGGTACGCGACCACGCGACCGCCCGGCTCTTCCGCGTCGTCTACGGCGACGACGACAGCTACGAGCCGACCGACCTCACAGACGCGAGCGTCTCGGAACTCGTCGACACGCTGTCGAGTTCGAACATGTTCTGGCGGCGGACGGCCCAGCGGCTGTTGGTCGAACGGAACGAGACGGGCGCGCTTTCCTCGCTCGTCGACCTCGTCACGACGGAGACGCTCGACGAAACCGGTCTCGACCCGGCGGCGATTCACGCGCTGTGGACGATGCACGGCCTCGGCGCGCTCGACGCCGACACCGGAAACAGCACCGCGATTCAGGCCGCGCTCGGCGCGCTGACGCACTCCTCGGCCGGTGTCAGGCTCACCGCGCTCCGCGTTCTCCCGTCGACGACGGACACGCGGGAGGCAATTCTCGACAACGGCCTCCTCAACGACGAGGACGGCCGAGTCGCCATGTGGGCGCTCGTCGCGCTCGCGCAGACGCCGTCCGACGACGCGTCCGGCGAGGCGGTCTACCAGATGATTAGCGACGAATCGAACTACCGGGACACGGTTCTCGTGGACGCGGCGTCGCTCGCCGGCGCGACCCACGCCGACGGCTTCATCCCGGCGTACGAGGCCAACGAGGACACGAGCGACGGCGGGAACGACGACGACGAACTGCCGAACCTCATGGAAAACCCCTCGTTCGAGACGCCCGCTGGCGGCGATACCGGCGGCGACTCCGACCCGATACCCGTCGGCTGGTCGAACACGGGGTACACCGGTTCACCCGAATTCACGTACGCCGAGACGGGCTACGAGGGCGACCGGAGCGTCCAGGTATCGTCCACCGAGGGCGCGGACGCCTCGTGGAACACGACGGTCGCGGTCGACCCGAACACCGAGTACACTCTCTCCGCGTACGTCAGGACCGAGAGCGTCCAACTCGTGGACGGAAGCGGCTTCGGCGAGGGTCCGCTCGGCGCGACCGTCAGCGTCGAGCAGATAGCGAACACGGACTCGGGAACCCAGTGGGACACGATTCCGGCCGGACTGACCGGCACCAACGACTGGACCGAGGTGAGCACCACCATCAACAGCGGCGACCTCGAAGAACTCCAGATTAACTGCCTGTTCGGCGGCTACGGCGAGGTGACCGGCACGGCGTGGTACGACAGCGTCTCGCTGACTGACCCCGACGGCAACGACGTGCTCTCGAACGGCTCGTTCGAGGAGAGCACCGGCAGCAGCGACCCCGCCATGCCCGCCGACTGGTCGACGAACACGTTCGCGGGGACGGCGCAGTACACCTACGCGGACACCGGTCAAGACGGCAGTCAGAGCGTCCAAATCACGTCTTCGGAGGGCGCGGACGCGGTCTGGCTCGCCGACGGCATCTCGGTCCAGCCCGAGACGGAGTACACCCTCAGCGGCTGGATAAAGACCGAGAACGTCCAGACGAGCGATTCGGCACGCGGCGCGCTGTTCAACGTCCACACGACGGACTTCGAGACGGACCCGCTGACCGGCACCAACGACTGGACGGAGGTGAGCACCACGTTCACGACCGGTGCCGACACCACGACGGTCCAGATCAACTGCCTGTTCGGCGGCTACGGCACGGCAACCGGGACGGCGTGGTTCGACAACGTCTCGCTGACCGACCCCGACGGGAACAACGTCCTGCCGAACGCCTCGTTCGAGGAGGGCGCGAGCACCGACTCGTCGTCGGACCCCGAGAGCCCGGCGAACTGGGAGGGAATCACCTACGGCGGGTCGGCCGAGTTCACCTACACCTCGGACGTGGCGCGGACGGGCGATTACAGCGTCCGCGTCGACTCCACGGAGGGCGCGGACGCGTCGTGGACGCAGTACCGCGACGACCTCGAACCGAACTCCGAGTACCGCTTCCGCGCGTGGGTCAGGACCTCGGACGACTTCAGCAACTCCGAGGACGGCTTCGGCGAAATCGGCAGTTCCTACGGCGTCACCATCAACGTCCACGGCCTCGGACAGGGTTCCGTCACGGACTACTACACGGAGCCCGTCGAGGACTGGCAACTGCTGGAGACGACGTTCTCGACCGGCGCGTCGCCCGGCCAGTTCCAGCTCAACCTACTGTTCGGCGGCTGGGGCAACGCCACCGGCACCGTCTGGTTCGACGACACCGAACTGAAGCGCGTCGGCGGCTCCGGCAACGGGCTGGAACTCGTCTACGACCGCGTCACCGCGCACGTCGAGGCGACCGGCGGCGGCGGCGACGACGGTGGTAGCGACGACGGCGGCAGCGACGCCATCCCCTCGGGCTCGACCATCGAACTGGAAGCCGGGAGTAACGAGGGTTGGACCGGCGTCTCGCCGTCCGGCATCGCGGACGCGACTGACCCGACGCTGACTCTCGAAGCCGGCGGCGAGTACACGGTCACGTGGACGAACCGCAACGGTGCGCCTCACAACTTCGAAATCGTCAACGGCGACGACTCCGTCGTGAACGACATCTCCACGTCGTACCTCGCGACGCAGGGCGAGTCACAGAGCGTCACGTTCACCGTCACCGACGCGATGGCGGAGTACGTCTGTCGCGCCCACAGCTTCCGGATGCGCGGCACCATCGAAATCGTGAGTTCGGGAGGTAACTAA
- a CDS encoding TatD family hydrolase, with amino-acid sequence MHMVSRSTSDYERARLAGVECCVEPAFWSGTDKQHAASFFDYFEQIIEFETDRAERAAGIDHYVTVGLEPKEANYPEMAEAVMDGLPEYLDREHVVGLGEIGLDQGTEAEEYAFRRQLRMAEERELPVIIHTPHTQKPEGTERLVEMIQGEDVTEERIVIDHNTENTVDISLQTDCWLGFTLYPGKIDAETTIDILEEYGTDKMLLNSAADWDPSDPLAVPKARDKMLDRGWDRDEVRKVVYDNPREFFGQSPNFHYEV; translated from the coding sequence ATGCACATGGTGTCTCGCTCGACGAGCGACTACGAGCGCGCCCGGCTCGCGGGCGTGGAATGCTGCGTCGAACCCGCGTTCTGGAGCGGGACGGACAAGCAGCACGCGGCGTCGTTCTTCGACTACTTCGAGCAGATAATCGAGTTCGAGACCGACCGGGCCGAACGGGCGGCGGGCATCGACCACTACGTCACCGTCGGCCTCGAACCGAAGGAAGCGAACTACCCCGAGATGGCGGAGGCCGTGATGGACGGCCTCCCCGAGTATCTCGACCGCGAGCACGTCGTCGGACTCGGCGAAATCGGGCTCGACCAGGGGACCGAAGCCGAGGAGTACGCGTTCAGACGCCAACTCAGGATGGCCGAGGAGCGCGAACTACCGGTCATCATCCACACCCCGCACACCCAGAAGCCAGAGGGGACCGAGCGACTCGTGGAGATGATTCAGGGCGAAGACGTGACCGAGGAGCGAATCGTCATCGACCACAACACCGAGAACACGGTCGACATCTCGCTGCAGACCGACTGTTGGCTCGGCTTCACGCTCTATCCCGGAAAGATAGACGCCGAGACGACCATCGACATCCTCGAGGAGTACGGCACCGACAAGATGCTGCTCAACAGCGCCGCCGACTGGGACCCCTCCGACCCGCTTGCGGTCCCGAAAGCCCGAGACAAGATGCTCGACCGCGGCTGGGACCGAGACGAGGTCCGGAAGGTCGTCTACGACAACCCCCGGGAGTTCTTCGGCCAGTCGCCGAACTTCCACTACGAGGTGTGA
- a CDS encoding hydrogenase expression protein HypA/HybF, with product MPEHCPFCGEPIESNRVTPEDGRPYEEWRCVDCDETWRHPEETVLDRNLDFSKHGDQLDRRDDDTSLDW from the coding sequence ATGCCTGAACACTGTCCGTTCTGCGGCGAGCCGATAGAATCGAACCGCGTCACTCCCGAGGACGGCCGCCCCTACGAGGAGTGGCGCTGCGTCGACTGCGACGAGACGTGGCGACACCCCGAGGAGACGGTCCTCGACCGGAACCTCGATTTCAGCAAACACGGCGACCAACTCGACAGGCGGGACGACGACACCTCCCTCGACTGGTGA
- a CDS encoding sugar phosphate isomerase/epimerase, translated as MEFGFSMNAFRQRTLTEGVEAIADAGYDGVEILLDDPHLFPGTADGDDFERVRTLLDDCGIEVSNCNAFMLSAIEPSAESRAATFNRDTEAFHHPSFVELAAEDRQARVEHTKHALATAAALGSESISIPPGGPVPERMSRADALDAFIWGLREVADVAETLGVDVLVEPEPHLLIETSEDFLDLVDRVDSPRIGCNFDAGHFYSVGEDPVELVETLAPHTPHYHLEDIPGDRTHEHTQLGEGAMDIDGFLEAVEATGYDGYVTVELYPYQETAAETARTAMEYLEAHGWA; from the coding sequence ATGGAGTTCGGCTTCTCGATGAACGCGTTCCGACAGCGAACCCTCACCGAAGGCGTCGAGGCGATAGCCGACGCCGGCTACGACGGCGTCGAAATCCTGCTCGACGACCCGCACCTGTTTCCGGGGACGGCCGACGGCGACGACTTCGAACGCGTTCGGACGCTCCTCGACGACTGCGGCATCGAAGTCAGCAACTGTAACGCGTTCATGCTCAGCGCCATCGAGCCCTCCGCGGAGAGCCGGGCGGCGACGTTCAACCGCGACACCGAGGCGTTTCACCACCCCTCGTTCGTCGAACTCGCCGCCGAGGACCGGCAGGCGCGGGTCGAGCACACGAAACACGCGCTCGCCACGGCGGCCGCGCTCGGTTCCGAGAGCATCTCGATTCCGCCGGGCGGACCCGTCCCGGAGCGCATGTCACGGGCGGACGCGCTCGACGCGTTCATCTGGGGGCTCCGCGAGGTCGCCGACGTCGCGGAGACGCTCGGCGTCGACGTGCTGGTCGAACCCGAACCCCACCTGCTCATCGAGACCTCCGAGGACTTCCTCGACCTCGTGGACCGCGTGGACTCGCCCCGCATCGGCTGTAACTTCGACGCGGGACACTTCTATTCGGTCGGCGAGGACCCGGTCGAACTGGTGGAGACGCTCGCGCCCCACACACCGCACTACCACCTCGAAGACATCCCGGGGGACAGAACGCACGAACACACCCAACTCGGCGAGGGGGCGATGGACATCGACGGCTTCCTCGAAGCGGTCGAGGCGACCGGCTACGACGGCTACGTCACGGTCGAACTGTACCCCTATCAGGAGACCGCGGCGGAGACGGCCCGAACCGCGATGGAGTACCTCGAAGCCCATGGGTGGGCCTGA
- a CDS encoding alkaline phosphatase family protein yields MTARRPSDAAAAGAGRVVVLDIVGLQEEHLDEELAPNIADLLAGKPCGPLEPPFPSVTVPAQTTLSTGQSPAAHGDVSSGEFDRERQVAEFWERDRGTRTRLWEAASDEAGLTTGALFFQHLIGTSADVAVTPSPIEDEDNNLIEMDCWTNPDGFYDALREEYGHFPLHNYWGPVADERSSEWILAAARESIARYDPDLLWVYVPHLDYDAQRHGPDSPELREAVGVVDDLVGEFLDWLKSTPRWSETAVGVVNEYGFNAVDTPVFPNRELRDAGLLSVRDDGEGGEAVDIAASSAFAMVDHQIAHVYTDRPAAAREALESLPGVDDVVEGEARGGANHPNAGDLVVVADADAWFQYYWWTDDADAPSYATEMDIHAKPGFDPCELFLGDEGLVALDPTKVSGSHGRIDPETRGFYGFGGPASPDGSSGGVVDSRRFAPTVADLLGIAEDVSLAFERPSLFAGPQV; encoded by the coding sequence GTGACGGCTCGCAGACCCTCGGACGCGGCCGCGGCCGGTGCCGGGCGCGTCGTCGTCCTCGATATCGTCGGACTCCAAGAGGAGCATCTCGACGAGGAACTGGCACCGAACATCGCCGACTTGCTGGCTGGAAAGCCGTGTGGGCCGCTCGAACCGCCGTTTCCGAGCGTCACGGTGCCCGCACAGACGACGCTCTCGACCGGGCAGTCACCCGCGGCCCACGGCGACGTGTCCAGCGGCGAGTTCGACCGCGAGCGACAGGTCGCCGAGTTCTGGGAGCGCGACCGAGGAACGCGAACCCGGCTGTGGGAGGCCGCGAGCGACGAGGCGGGCCTCACGACGGGCGCGCTGTTCTTCCAACACCTCATCGGCACGAGCGCGGACGTGGCCGTCACGCCGTCGCCCATCGAAGACGAGGACAACAACCTCATCGAGATGGACTGCTGGACGAACCCCGACGGCTTCTACGACGCCCTCCGCGAGGAGTACGGACACTTCCCGCTGCACAACTACTGGGGGCCGGTCGCCGACGAGCGGAGCAGCGAGTGGATTCTCGCGGCCGCACGAGAGTCGATAGCGCGGTACGACCCGGACCTGCTGTGGGTGTACGTGCCGCATCTCGATTACGACGCGCAACGGCACGGCCCCGACTCGCCGGAACTCCGGGAGGCCGTCGGCGTCGTCGACGACCTCGTCGGGGAGTTCCTCGACTGGCTCAAATCGACGCCTCGCTGGTCCGAGACGGCGGTCGGCGTCGTCAACGAGTACGGCTTCAACGCGGTCGATACCCCCGTGTTTCCGAACCGGGAGCTCCGCGACGCGGGCCTGCTCTCGGTGCGCGACGACGGCGAGGGCGGCGAGGCGGTGGACATCGCCGCGTCGTCGGCGTTCGCGATGGTCGACCACCAAATCGCGCACGTGTACACCGACCGGCCGGCGGCCGCCCGGGAGGCTCTCGAATCGCTTCCCGGCGTCGACGACGTGGTCGAAGGCGAGGCGCGGGGCGGTGCGAACCACCCGAACGCCGGCGACCTCGTCGTCGTGGCGGACGCGGACGCGTGGTTCCAGTACTACTGGTGGACCGATGACGCCGACGCGCCGTCGTACGCGACGGAGATGGATATCCACGCCAAGCCCGGCTTCGACCCGTGCGAACTGTTCCTCGGCGACGAGGGACTCGTGGCGCTCGACCCGACCAAGGTGTCGGGGTCGCACGGCCGCATCGACCCCGAGACGCGCGGCTTCTACGGCTTCGGCGGGCCGGCGTCACCCGACGGCTCGTCCGGCGGCGTCGTTGATTCGCGGCGGTTCGCGCCGACGGTTGCGGACCTGCTCGGCATCGCAGAGGACGTGTCGCTCGCGTTCGAGCGCCCGTCGCTGTTCGCCGGCCCACAGGTGTAG
- a CDS encoding inositol-3-phosphate synthase, protein MTVGVWIIGARGNVASVSMTGARAIARGVADTTGMVTAREPVAALDLPAVGDLVFGGHDIRSQRIEETAEEMAGHGGVVAPDTLDAVRDDLREIDERVELGTARRCGEAVEGMSSETASDDVSVADIVEEIRADYAAFADSQDVDRLVVVNAASTEPPIPTPGDYETLEAFEAAVERDDPNLPASSLYAYAALLDGHPYINFTPSTGSSLGGLRELAERNEVPHMGRDGKTGETLMKSALGPMFAGRNLHVLSWEGHNILGNSDGLVLEDDANKAGKIESKGSLLDDILGYETHNAVRIDYTPSLGDWKTAWDHVHFEGFLGTKMKMQFTWEGADSALAAPLVLDMVRLAAFADERGEGGTMPQLASFFKSPEGVDRHELSEQFRLLYDYAERHAEGT, encoded by the coding sequence ATGACAGTCGGAGTTTGGATAATCGGAGCCAGAGGTAACGTCGCGAGCGTCTCGATGACCGGCGCGCGCGCAATCGCCCGCGGCGTCGCGGACACGACCGGGATGGTGACGGCCCGCGAACCGGTGGCCGCGCTCGACCTGCCCGCCGTCGGCGACCTCGTGTTCGGGGGTCACGACATCCGTTCTCAGCGAATCGAGGAGACCGCCGAGGAGATGGCGGGCCACGGCGGCGTCGTGGCACCCGACACCCTCGACGCGGTCCGCGACGACCTGCGCGAAATCGACGAGCGCGTCGAACTCGGAACCGCGCGCCGGTGCGGCGAGGCGGTCGAGGGAATGTCCTCGGAGACGGCGAGCGACGACGTGTCGGTCGCCGACATCGTCGAGGAGATACGGGCCGACTACGCCGCCTTCGCCGACTCGCAGGACGTCGACCGACTGGTCGTCGTGAACGCCGCGTCGACCGAGCCGCCGATTCCGACGCCCGGCGACTACGAGACGCTGGAGGCGTTCGAGGCGGCGGTCGAGCGGGACGACCCGAACCTTCCCGCAAGTTCCCTGTACGCGTACGCGGCGCTCCTCGACGGCCACCCGTACATCAACTTCACCCCCAGCACCGGCTCCTCGCTCGGTGGCCTCCGCGAACTCGCAGAGCGAAACGAAGTGCCGCACATGGGCCGCGACGGGAAGACCGGCGAGACGCTGATGAAGTCCGCGCTCGGGCCGATGTTCGCGGGACGGAACCTGCACGTCCTCTCGTGGGAGGGCCACAACATCCTCGGAAACAGCGACGGTCTGGTCCTCGAAGACGACGCGAACAAGGCGGGGAAGATAGAGAGCAAGGGCAGCCTGCTGGACGACATCCTCGGCTACGAGACCCACAACGCCGTCCGCATCGACTACACGCCGTCGCTCGGCGACTGGAAGACCGCGTGGGACCACGTCCACTTCGAGGGCTTCCTCGGGACGAAGATGAAGATGCAGTTCACGTGGGAGGGGGCCGATTCGGCGCTCGCCGCCCCGCTCGTCCTCGACATGGTCCGGCTGGCCGCCTTCGCCGACGAGCGCGGCGAGGGCGGGACGATGCCGCAGCTCGCGTCCTTCTTCAAGTCGCCCGAGGGCGTGGACCGTCACGAACTGTCCGAGCAGTTCCGTCTCCTCTACGACTACGCGGAGCGCCACGCGGAGGGAACGTGA